The Gemmata palustris genome includes a region encoding these proteins:
- a CDS encoding gluconokinase, with translation MIVVLMGVSGSGKSTVGKILAEQLGWTFVEADDHHPAANVEKMRRGEPLTDEDRRPWLNVLRNRIDEACARGENVVLACSALKHAYQDYLERNEPECVQYVYLHGSEEVIRQRLAARTGHFMNPNLLHSQFETLEPPADAIRVDITPAPEVIAAEVKKKLGL, from the coding sequence ATGATCGTTGTCCTCATGGGCGTGTCGGGCTCGGGTAAATCGACCGTCGGCAAGATCCTGGCCGAGCAACTCGGGTGGACTTTCGTTGAGGCCGACGACCACCACCCGGCGGCGAACGTCGAAAAGATGCGCCGGGGAGAGCCGCTAACGGATGAGGATCGGCGCCCGTGGCTCAACGTGCTCAGGAACCGGATCGATGAGGCGTGCGCGCGGGGCGAAAATGTCGTGCTGGCCTGTTCCGCGTTGAAGCACGCCTACCAGGACTATCTGGAACGCAACGAACCGGAGTGCGTACAGTACGTGTACCTCCACGGTTCGGAAGAAGTCATCCGCCAGCGCCTCGCGGCCCGCACGGGGCACTTCATGAACCCGAACTTGCTCCACAGTCAGTTCGAGACACTGGAGCCGCCCGCCGATGCGATCCGCGTCGATATCACCCCCGCGCCCGAAGTGATCGCGGCCGAAGTCAAAAAGAAACTCGGTTTGTGA
- a CDS encoding PAS domain S-box protein yields the protein MAKELDRGVLTGIWLLAALVVVNAGVSYWNTRKVRNDARWVAHTQEALAALGTVRASARDLEATQRTFILTGADRDRTSFRSAEAQTRAKLTRLAELTTDNPEQQSRIAALGARVDRVIEHLNATVAVRESSGLEAARKLVAGDTGRQLLDDVDRAVDEIEATERALLHTRGIDTERAYFSARLFGAASAGFGLTAVGMFVWLLRRSNRARAAATTRVWEQREWLRTTLASIGDAVIATDLAGNVTLLNSVAEALTGWQNDDAVGRPLTEVFRIVNESTREPVDNPALRALKFGAIVGLANHTILIAKDGTEYPIDDSAAPIRDPDGRVGGAVLVFRDITERKHEEHERERLAETLRLAVGAADFGTWEWNPKTDRISLSDRAVAIYGTDPGPTHTREWMRRVIHPDHRDRARDEAARAVAARADYDIEYPLDRPEPVWVSARGRGVYDEAGELVRMLGVVQDVTARKAAESALRESENRQRFLAELAVTTQSMSGAAEVMAATARLLAEYLDADRCAYAEIENESVFVITGDHPRGVPSIVGRWPVAAFGPECERLMRANEPYIVNDARTDPRIGFNDRPTYEATAIRAVICVPLHKGGRFTAAMAVHTQTPRHWAPEEIQLVTTVVDRCWEALERARAAEAERRLYAEVAAERVQLEEVFQHALSFVAVLRGPALVFERANDRCAELLGGRELIGRPVREAVPEVDGQGFFEILDRVYRTGEAYVGKDARVMLRTGNGELEERVLEFVFQAMRDATGAVSGVLVQGIDLTDHKRAEAELARVTAASERRRRLYETVLSNTPDFVYVFSLDHRVLYANDALIEMWGRGRDGALGKTFLEIGYEPWHAEMHDREIDQVRATKKPIRGEVPFNGTNGRRIYDYIFVPVIGAQGEVEAVAGTTRDVTERQAMEQELRDADQRKDEFIALLAHELRNPLAPIRNGLQVLHLAGTDTSALARTRVMMDRQLSHMVRLVDDLLDASRISRNKMELRRTRVSLSEVMASAVETARPLLDDAGHELRVALPAEPISLDADLTRLAQVFSNLLTNSAKYTPRGGQIHVSAERNSAEAVVSVRDTGIGIPADALSAVFDMFSQVDRSTERSRGGLGIGLALVKGLVEMHGGTVTAESAGPNKGSTFTVRLPIPVDQTELPHETHETGTAPTKRTRRVLVVDDNHDGAESMAEMLGLLGGEVRTAHDGLEAVTAAEEFRPEIILMDVGMPKLNGLDATRRIRSHPWGREMAIVALTGWGQESDRERSRDAGCDGHLVKPVNLSDLEKLLGTLRNEHK from the coding sequence ATGGCCAAGGAACTCGACCGCGGCGTGCTCACCGGTATCTGGCTCCTCGCCGCCCTCGTCGTCGTCAACGCCGGCGTCTCGTACTGGAACACGCGCAAGGTCCGCAACGACGCGCGATGGGTCGCGCACACCCAGGAAGCGCTGGCCGCGCTCGGCACCGTTCGGGCCAGCGCGCGCGACCTCGAAGCGACCCAGCGAACGTTCATCCTCACCGGCGCGGACCGGGACCGCACATCATTTCGGAGCGCGGAGGCCCAAACGCGCGCGAAGCTCACCCGACTGGCCGAACTCACCACCGACAACCCCGAACAGCAGTCCCGAATCGCGGCCCTCGGTGCCCGCGTGGACCGGGTAATCGAACACCTGAACGCGACGGTCGCCGTGCGCGAATCGAGCGGGCTCGAAGCGGCCCGCAAGCTCGTCGCGGGGGACACGGGCCGGCAATTGCTGGACGATGTGGACCGCGCCGTCGACGAGATCGAGGCCACGGAGCGGGCGCTCCTCCACACGCGCGGGATCGATACCGAGCGGGCGTACTTCAGCGCCCGGCTCTTCGGCGCCGCGTCCGCCGGGTTCGGGCTGACCGCGGTCGGGATGTTCGTCTGGCTGCTCCGGCGCAGTAACCGGGCGCGGGCCGCCGCGACCACCCGCGTGTGGGAGCAGCGCGAGTGGCTGCGGACCACGCTCGCGAGCATCGGGGACGCGGTCATCGCGACCGATCTCGCGGGGAACGTCACGCTTCTCAACTCGGTCGCCGAGGCACTCACCGGGTGGCAGAACGACGACGCGGTCGGGCGCCCGCTCACCGAAGTGTTCCGAATCGTCAACGAATCGACGCGCGAGCCGGTCGATAACCCGGCCCTTCGGGCGCTCAAGTTCGGTGCGATCGTCGGGCTGGCGAACCACACGATCCTGATCGCCAAAGACGGAACCGAGTACCCGATCGACGATTCCGCGGCCCCGATCCGCGACCCCGACGGGCGCGTGGGCGGGGCCGTCCTCGTGTTCCGCGACATCACCGAACGGAAGCACGAAGAGCACGAGCGCGAGCGCCTGGCCGAGACCCTTCGGCTCGCCGTCGGCGCCGCGGATTTCGGAACGTGGGAGTGGAACCCCAAAACGGATCGGATCTCCCTCTCGGACCGCGCCGTCGCGATCTACGGCACGGACCCGGGACCGACTCACACCCGGGAGTGGATGCGCCGGGTCATTCACCCGGACCACCGGGACCGGGCGCGCGACGAGGCCGCGCGGGCCGTCGCTGCGCGGGCCGATTACGACATCGAGTACCCGCTCGACCGCCCGGAGCCGGTTTGGGTCTCGGCCCGGGGGCGCGGCGTGTACGACGAGGCCGGGGAACTGGTTCGGATGCTCGGGGTGGTGCAGGACGTGACCGCGCGAAAGGCGGCCGAGTCCGCGCTGCGTGAGAGTGAAAATCGGCAGCGGTTTTTGGCGGAGTTGGCCGTCACCACCCAATCGATGTCCGGGGCCGCTGAAGTAATGGCGGCCACCGCCCGGCTGCTGGCCGAGTACCTGGACGCGGACCGCTGTGCTTACGCAGAAATCGAAAACGAGTCGGTGTTCGTCATCACGGGCGACCACCCGCGCGGCGTTCCGAGCATCGTCGGGCGCTGGCCGGTTGCGGCCTTCGGCCCCGAGTGCGAGCGCCTGATGCGCGCGAACGAACCCTACATCGTTAACGACGCGCGCACCGATCCGCGGATCGGGTTCAACGACCGGCCCACGTATGAGGCCACCGCGATTCGGGCCGTGATCTGCGTCCCGCTTCACAAGGGCGGGCGGTTCACGGCAGCGATGGCCGTACACACACAGACCCCCCGGCACTGGGCGCCCGAGGAAATTCAGCTCGTTACGACCGTGGTCGACCGGTGCTGGGAGGCCCTGGAACGCGCGCGGGCGGCGGAGGCCGAACGGCGGCTCTACGCGGAGGTCGCTGCGGAACGGGTGCAGTTGGAAGAAGTCTTTCAGCACGCGCTCTCGTTCGTGGCCGTTCTGCGCGGGCCGGCCCTCGTGTTCGAGCGCGCCAACGACCGCTGCGCCGAACTGCTCGGCGGGCGCGAACTTATCGGCCGGCCGGTGCGCGAGGCCGTTCCCGAGGTGGACGGGCAGGGGTTCTTCGAGATCCTCGACCGGGTCTACCGGACCGGCGAGGCGTATGTCGGGAAGGACGCGCGGGTGATGCTCCGAACCGGAAACGGGGAGCTGGAAGAGCGGGTTCTGGAGTTCGTCTTCCAGGCGATGCGCGACGCGACCGGGGCCGTGTCCGGCGTTCTCGTTCAGGGCATCGACCTGACCGACCACAAGCGCGCCGAGGCCGAGCTCGCCCGCGTCACGGCCGCGTCCGAACGGCGCCGGCGCCTGTACGAAACGGTCCTGTCGAACACGCCCGACTTCGTGTACGTGTTCAGCCTCGACCACCGGGTGCTGTACGCCAACGACGCACTGATCGAGATGTGGGGGCGCGGCCGGGACGGGGCGCTCGGCAAGACGTTCCTGGAGATCGGCTACGAACCGTGGCACGCGGAGATGCACGACCGCGAGATCGACCAGGTGCGAGCGACCAAGAAACCGATCCGCGGCGAGGTGCCGTTCAACGGCACCAACGGGCGCCGGATCTACGACTACATTTTCGTCCCCGTCATCGGCGCGCAGGGCGAGGTCGAAGCGGTCGCCGGGACCACCCGCGACGTGACCGAGCGGCAAGCGATGGAGCAAGAACTGCGGGACGCGGACCAGCGCAAGGACGAGTTCATCGCGCTCCTCGCCCACGAACTGCGCAACCCACTAGCCCCGATCCGCAACGGGCTCCAAGTGCTGCACCTCGCGGGGACCGACACCAGCGCCCTCGCCCGCACCCGCGTCATGATGGACCGGCAGCTCTCGCACATGGTGCGCCTGGTCGACGATCTGCTCGATGCGTCCCGGATCAGCCGCAACAAGATGGAACTGCGCCGGACGCGCGTCTCGCTGTCCGAAGTAATGGCGAGCGCGGTCGAGACGGCGCGCCCGCTCCTCGACGACGCGGGGCACGAGCTGCGTGTCGCGCTCCCCGCCGAACCAATTTCTCTCGACGCGGACCTGACGCGCCTCGCGCAAGTCTTCAGCAACCTGCTGACCAACAGTGCCAAATACACCCCGCGGGGTGGGCAGATTCACGTTTCGGCCGAGCGAAATAGCGCGGAGGCGGTGGTCTCGGTCCGGGACACGGGAATCGGCATCCCGGCCGACGCGCTGTCGGCCGTATTCGACATGTTCTCGCAGGTGGACCGCTCGACCGAGCGCAGCCGGGGCGGGCTCGGGATCGGTCTGGCGCTGGTTAAGGGGCTGGTCGAGATGCACGGCGGCACGGTGACGGCCGAGAGCGCGGGACCGAATAAAGGGAGCACGTTCACCGTTCGATTACCGATCCCGGTCGACCAAACGGAACTGCCCCACGAAACCCACGAGACCGGCACTGCACCGACGAAGCGCACGCGGCGCGTGCTCGTCGTGGACGACAACCACGACGGCGCGGAATCGATGGCCGAAATGCTCGGCTTGTTGGGAGGAGAAGTCCGAACCGCGCACGACGGCTTGGAAGCAGTAACAGCGGCCGAGGAGTTCCGGCCCGAGATCATTTTAATGGACGTCGGGATGCCCAAACTCAACGGGCTGGACGCCACTAGGCGCATTCGCTCGCACCCGTGGGGGCGGGAGATGGCCATCGTCGCGCTAACTGGTTGGGGGCAAGAAAGCGACCGGGAACGGTCTCGCGATGCGGGGTGCGACGGACACTTGGTCAAGCCCGTGAACTTGTCCGACCTCGAAAAGCTGCTCGGTACATTGCGCAACGAGCACAAGTGA
- a CDS encoding TraR/DksA family transcriptional regulator, with the protein MNQQQLDRYRKVLGELVDRVGKTAASLEAEVRVPLGGESGGGVSNAPMHLADLGTGTFSQELDATLLENETYIRDEAVAALERIERGTYGRCEQCKRDIGAARLGALPYVRHCVACASALQSGRAVNVNDGRPATWLGEPGHESSAEALQRVVGRDLGADPSDTHAAGTPGGGSAIGGLAGTTVGSGALSGANLQAAMGSGPLDEDDTSDEDEFPAEAGPSGGAVGGTPANKRAAAKTSKQNSPKPSARRPKRA; encoded by the coding sequence ATGAATCAACAACAACTTGATCGATATCGGAAGGTCTTGGGAGAGTTGGTGGATCGCGTCGGGAAAACGGCGGCTTCGCTGGAAGCCGAGGTCCGCGTGCCCCTGGGCGGTGAATCCGGGGGCGGCGTGTCGAACGCCCCAATGCACCTGGCCGATCTGGGCACGGGGACGTTTTCCCAGGAACTCGATGCCACGCTCCTGGAGAACGAAACGTACATCCGCGACGAGGCCGTTGCCGCTCTGGAACGCATCGAGCGTGGCACCTACGGGCGGTGCGAGCAATGCAAGCGCGACATCGGAGCCGCGCGACTCGGCGCTCTGCCCTATGTGCGGCACTGTGTCGCGTGTGCGTCCGCGCTCCAGTCCGGGCGCGCGGTGAACGTTAACGACGGGCGCCCCGCCACGTGGCTCGGCGAACCGGGGCACGAGTCTTCCGCCGAAGCCCTTCAGCGCGTCGTCGGGCGCGATTTGGGTGCCGATCCCAGCGACACCCACGCGGCCGGCACGCCGGGCGGTGGATCGGCGATCGGTGGACTGGCTGGAACGACCGTCGGCAGCGGCGCTTTGAGCGGCGCGAACTTGCAGGCGGCGATGGGAAGTGGTCCCCTCGATGAGGACGACACTTCCGACGAGGACGAGTTCCCGGCAGAAGCTGGTCCCAGTGGCGGAGCGGTCGGCGGAACACCGGCTAACAAGCGAGCGGCCGCCAAGACGAGCAAGCAGAACTCGCCCAAGCCCAGTGCCCGGCGCCCGAAACGGGCCTAA
- a CDS encoding 3-keto-disaccharide hydrolase, which yields MRSAALALTSLLLVPLVALIPARAEPPKPEKFDETGFVSIFDGKSLDGWKVSAKTGHSGTTKNKSGGKWVIEKGAIVGSQDVPGNGGIVITEKEYGDFEVALEMNNDFGPDSGLFLRSTDTGKCYQAMIDYHSGGNLMGVYGEGIGGKPHVQNFSFKKEVTDIEVKEYKPFPSPVGAEDWAKFWKHGEWNEVRARVEGNPPKITTWIKGVKFMEFQDTEKRLADKGGIALQVHGGGDYTKQFVRYRNIRVKEITKK from the coding sequence ATGCGATCCGCTGCGCTCGCGCTCACGTCCCTGTTACTCGTTCCGCTCGTCGCCCTGATACCGGCCCGCGCCGAACCGCCGAAACCGGAAAAATTCGACGAAACCGGCTTCGTTTCCATCTTCGACGGCAAGTCGCTTGATGGGTGGAAGGTGTCCGCGAAGACCGGTCACAGCGGCACGACCAAGAACAAGAGCGGCGGTAAATGGGTGATCGAGAAGGGCGCCATCGTCGGCAGCCAGGACGTGCCCGGTAACGGCGGTATCGTCATCACCGAGAAGGAGTACGGAGACTTCGAGGTGGCGCTGGAGATGAACAACGATTTCGGGCCGGATAGCGGCCTCTTCCTCCGCAGCACGGATACGGGTAAGTGCTATCAGGCGATGATCGACTACCACTCCGGCGGTAACCTGATGGGGGTTTACGGCGAGGGCATTGGTGGGAAGCCGCACGTGCAGAACTTCAGCTTCAAAAAGGAAGTGACCGACATCGAGGTGAAGGAGTACAAGCCGTTTCCGAGCCCGGTGGGTGCCGAAGACTGGGCGAAGTTTTGGAAGCACGGCGAGTGGAACGAGGTGCGCGCCCGGGTCGAGGGGAACCCGCCGAAGATCACGACCTGGATCAAGGGGGTGAAGTTCATGGAGTTCCAGGACACCGAGAAGCGGCTCGCGGACAAGGGCGGCATCGCGCTCCAGGTTCACGGCGGCGGCGACTACACCAAGCAGTTCGTTCGCTACCGCAACATCCGCGTCAAGGAAATCACCAAAAAGTAA
- the aroF gene encoding 3-deoxy-7-phosphoheptulonate synthase, translating to MLVVMQSHAAQSQVDKVVQVIEGQGLTPHVMPGATRTAIGITGNTGAVDKSLFEVLPGVEEAIRVTKPYKLASREMKRDDTTIPLAQDTIGPKNFTIIAGPCSVESEAMMIKTAEYLVSRGVKFLRAGAFKPRSSPYSFQGLGIEGLRILEKARTETGIGIVTELMDTENASAVEESADIIQIGTRNMQNFSLLKRVGKCRKPVLLKRGMSATLEEWLMAAEYIMAGGNYQVILCERGVRTFSDHSRNTLDLSVIPPAKALCHLPIFVDPSHGTGKRAYVPAMSLASLAAGADGLLIEVHPEPDRAMSDGAQSLDFAALDALLTRLKALAPAFGRTV from the coding sequence ATGCTCGTTGTCATGCAGTCTCACGCCGCTCAGTCGCAGGTCGACAAAGTGGTGCAGGTGATCGAGGGCCAGGGGCTGACCCCGCACGTGATGCCCGGCGCCACCCGGACCGCGATCGGGATCACCGGGAACACCGGGGCGGTCGATAAGTCGCTCTTTGAAGTGCTGCCCGGGGTCGAGGAGGCGATTCGCGTTACCAAGCCGTACAAACTCGCCAGCCGCGAGATGAAGCGCGACGACACCACGATTCCGCTCGCGCAAGACACGATCGGCCCCAAGAACTTCACGATCATCGCCGGGCCGTGTTCGGTCGAGTCCGAAGCGATGATGATTAAGACCGCCGAATACCTCGTTTCGCGCGGGGTCAAGTTCCTGCGGGCCGGCGCGTTCAAGCCGCGGAGCAGCCCGTACAGCTTCCAAGGGTTGGGAATCGAGGGGCTGCGCATTCTCGAAAAGGCTCGTACTGAGACCGGGATCGGCATCGTCACCGAACTGATGGACACGGAGAACGCGAGCGCCGTCGAGGAGTCCGCCGACATCATTCAGATCGGCACGCGGAACATGCAGAACTTCTCGCTGCTCAAGCGCGTGGGCAAGTGCCGCAAGCCGGTGTTGCTGAAGCGCGGGATGAGCGCGACCCTCGAAGAGTGGCTGATGGCGGCCGAGTACATCATGGCCGGCGGGAACTACCAAGTTATTCTGTGCGAGCGCGGCGTTCGGACGTTCTCCGATCACAGCCGCAACACGCTCGACCTCTCGGTGATCCCGCCCGCGAAGGCTCTGTGCCATTTGCCGATCTTCGTGGACCCGAGCCACGGGACCGGCAAGCGCGCCTATGTACCGGCGATGTCACTCGCGTCACTGGCCGCAGGCGCTGACGGCCTGCTGATCGAGGTCCACCCCGAACCGGACCGCGCGATGTCCGACGGCGCCCAGTCGCTCGACTTCGCCGCCCTCGACGCGCTGCTCACACGCCTCAAGGCACTCGCGCCCGCGTTCGGCCGGACGGTGTAA
- a CDS encoding OB-fold protein, with amino-acid sequence MFAVNHWQRIAILILFTVVLAGCGKKDEVPKIEDNPKLADPPKVEKKNGDITTDDLRRAAKAAGGDLDTKKPEPTNAPESLAKVKPDVVITAEEWAKQSEDAGKPSAPFDKNVGKIVDLTGVVKNVGVYLALETTPDRLPLIVPTTEKEPWKKVFPGQTVRLRARINELVHWEIIDVKGAMPDKFTAEQLAREVAADKKGMESKYKDKYIIVSGIIEKAEVSEYGHAYVTLKSPSGGGVVKCFFSGSLGSEKARNKSFQPGMKLVAVGGYDGTSLGVCQAMELAP; translated from the coding sequence ATGTTCGCCGTAAACCACTGGCAACGGATCGCCATTCTGATTTTGTTCACGGTTGTACTTGCGGGCTGCGGCAAGAAGGACGAAGTGCCGAAGATAGAAGACAATCCAAAGTTAGCCGATCCGCCCAAAGTGGAGAAAAAGAACGGGGATATCACAACGGATGACTTGCGTCGCGCCGCGAAAGCCGCGGGCGGCGATCTGGACACCAAGAAGCCAGAGCCGACGAATGCACCCGAGTCACTCGCGAAAGTGAAACCGGACGTTGTCATCACGGCCGAAGAATGGGCCAAGCAGTCCGAGGATGCGGGTAAACCTAGCGCGCCATTCGATAAGAACGTGGGCAAAATCGTCGATCTAACGGGAGTCGTCAAAAACGTTGGTGTCTATCTCGCTTTGGAAACGACTCCCGATCGCCTGCCGCTCATTGTTCCGACAACAGAAAAAGAACCGTGGAAAAAGGTGTTTCCCGGACAGACCGTTCGACTCCGTGCGCGGATCAATGAACTCGTGCATTGGGAAATCATTGATGTGAAAGGGGCAATGCCCGACAAATTCACTGCTGAGCAGCTAGCCCGCGAAGTGGCCGCAGACAAGAAAGGGATGGAGAGCAAGTACAAAGATAAGTACATCATCGTAAGCGGGATCATCGAGAAGGCAGAAGTGAGTGAGTACGGTCACGCTTATGTAACATTGAAATCGCCGAGTGGCGGTGGCGTTGTGAAGTGCTTTTTTTCAGGTTCGCTAGGTAGTGAAAAGGCAAGGAACAAGAGCTTTCAGCCTGGTATGAAACTCGTTGCTGTGGGGGGGTATGATGGAACTTCCTTGGGCGTCTGCCAAGCAATGGAATTGGCTCCATAG
- a CDS encoding DUF6585 family protein, producing MDLPDDEHLQWAHTELGEPDAFFRISRARFLTKLLFGVLLLLYGLVANYLWWVHGPATFGHFELLLLVFLPLSGATLLLHMYRNRGLYVLIYPTGLLRLRRGEVDSFPWAEIAHIQLKVQRATGAEITHGTDGTPTACWIPVDVPTFKLWDAGLTVLREDGVEAHFGSALTDYDQLAEQVQTRTFTALWPRVREQFFAGERLAFGELEVGFAGLRHNGKLLPWRELKELVIAQGKLSIKQTGKWLPWVLIDMASVPNPHVLFALVGEVQHTFSPPRREPKPDRAGQQDKE from the coding sequence ATGGACTTGCCGGACGATGAGCACCTCCAGTGGGCACACACCGAGCTCGGTGAGCCGGATGCGTTCTTCCGCATCAGCCGGGCGCGGTTCCTGACCAAACTCTTGTTCGGCGTCCTCCTGCTCCTGTACGGGCTCGTGGCCAACTATTTGTGGTGGGTTCACGGCCCTGCCACGTTCGGGCACTTCGAGCTACTGCTACTGGTCTTTTTGCCGCTCTCGGGGGCAACGCTGCTGTTGCACATGTACCGCAACCGCGGGCTGTACGTCCTCATTTACCCCACGGGCCTGTTGCGTTTACGGCGCGGCGAGGTGGACTCGTTTCCGTGGGCCGAGATCGCCCACATTCAACTGAAGGTGCAGCGCGCGACCGGGGCGGAAATCACCCACGGCACCGACGGCACCCCGACCGCGTGCTGGATTCCGGTCGATGTGCCCACGTTCAAGTTGTGGGACGCCGGGCTAACAGTGCTGCGCGAGGACGGCGTGGAAGCGCACTTCGGCTCGGCCCTGACGGACTACGACCAGCTCGCGGAGCAGGTCCAAACGCGCACGTTCACCGCGCTCTGGCCCCGGGTCCGCGAGCAGTTCTTCGCCGGCGAGCGCCTGGCGTTCGGCGAACTCGAAGTCGGCTTCGCGGGGCTGCGGCACAACGGCAAACTGCTCCCGTGGCGCGAGCTGAAGGAACTCGTCATCGCGCAGGGCAAGCTCTCCATCAAGCAGACCGGCAAGTGGCTCCCGTGGGTGCTCATCGACATGGCCAGCGTGCCGAACCCGCACGTGCTGTTCGCGCTCGTCGGGGAGGTCCAGCACACGTTCTCCCCGCCACGAAGAGAACCGAAACCGGACCGCGCGGGGCAACAGGACAAAGAGTGA
- a CDS encoding alpha/beta hydrolase family protein has protein sequence MSRLVLALAFALAPTLLRAADEPDRAALRKKMERAMGPLPDADRKVPLDPKVVSEEKLDGYVRLKITFAVEKGDRVPAWLLVPNTATRDKKAPAMLCLHQTISIGKDEPIGLGKQDSKAQALHLVKRGFVCLAPDYPSFGDYKYDFQEAFKRGDYQSGTMKAVWNNMRAVDYLQSLPEVDGERIGVIGHSLGGHNSMFTAAFDERLKVIVSSCGFCSFAKYYKGNLKGWTSERYMPLIAREFGNDPKKMPFDFSDVVTSFAPRAFLAVAPEKDDNFEVSGVRDVIAAAEPAYKALKAANKLKALYPDAGHDFPADARKTAYEFIEAELKK, from the coding sequence ATGTCGCGCCTTGTCCTCGCACTCGCATTCGCGCTTGCACCCACGCTGCTCCGTGCGGCCGATGAGCCGGATCGTGCGGCCCTGCGCAAGAAAATGGAACGCGCAATGGGGCCGCTCCCCGACGCGGATCGCAAGGTTCCGCTCGACCCGAAAGTTGTCAGCGAAGAAAAGCTCGACGGCTACGTGCGGCTGAAGATCACGTTCGCGGTGGAGAAGGGCGATCGCGTCCCCGCGTGGTTACTGGTCCCGAACACGGCCACACGCGACAAAAAAGCCCCCGCGATGCTCTGCTTGCACCAGACGATCTCGATCGGGAAGGACGAACCCATTGGGTTGGGCAAACAGGACAGCAAGGCTCAGGCACTGCACCTCGTGAAGCGCGGGTTCGTATGTCTTGCCCCCGATTACCCGAGCTTCGGCGACTACAAGTACGACTTCCAGGAGGCGTTCAAGCGCGGCGACTACCAGTCGGGCACGATGAAGGCCGTCTGGAACAACATGCGCGCGGTGGACTACCTACAATCGTTACCGGAAGTGGACGGCGAGCGCATCGGGGTGATCGGGCACTCGCTCGGCGGGCACAACTCCATGTTCACCGCCGCGTTCGACGAGCGGCTGAAGGTGATCGTTTCGAGTTGCGGATTTTGCAGCTTCGCGAAGTATTACAAAGGCAACCTGAAGGGCTGGACGAGCGAGCGGTACATGCCGCTCATCGCGCGGGAGTTCGGTAACGATCCGAAGAAAATGCCGTTCGACTTCTCGGACGTGGTGACCAGCTTCGCGCCGCGTGCGTTCCTCGCGGTCGCGCCAGAAAAGGACGATAACTTTGAAGTGAGTGGCGTGCGAGACGTGATTGCCGCCGCGGAGCCCGCGTACAAGGCGCTCAAAGCAGCGAACAAGTTAAAAGCGCTCTACCCGGACGCGGGACACGACTTCCCCGCTGACGCGCGCAAGACCGCGTATGAGTTCATTGAGGCGGAGTTGAAGAAGTGA